A stretch of the Desulforamulus ferrireducens genome encodes the following:
- a CDS encoding NADH peroxidase codes for MKKFVCTVCGYVHTGETAPENCPQCRVAADKFVEKKETEELVWADEHKVGVAQGLDPEVIQALKDNFMGECTEVGMYLAMSRQADREGYPEVAEAYKRIAWEEAEHAAKFAELLGEVVAADTRANLQARVDAEHGACQGKKDLATKAKQLGYDAIHDTVHEMCKDEARHGAAFQGLLKRYFGK; via the coding sequence ATGAAAAAATTTGTTTGTACCGTCTGTGGTTACGTTCATACCGGTGAAACCGCACCTGAAAACTGCCCCCAATGCAGGGTTGCTGCCGATAAGTTTGTTGAGAAAAAAGAAACTGAAGAACTGGTTTGGGCAGATGAACACAAAGTGGGTGTCGCTCAAGGCTTAGATCCCGAAGTAATTCAAGCTCTTAAAGACAACTTTATGGGTGAATGTACTGAGGTAGGTATGTATTTAGCTATGAGCCGGCAGGCTGACCGGGAAGGTTATCCCGAGGTAGCTGAAGCATATAAAAGAATTGCTTGGGAAGAAGCCGAGCACGCTGCCAAATTTGCCGAGTTATTGGGTGAAGTGGTAGCTGCTGACACCAGGGCCAACTTACAAGCCAGAGTGGATGCTGAGCATGGCGCCTGCCAAGGCAAAAAGGATTTAGCAACCAAAGCTAAACAACTTGGTTACGATGCCATTCACGATACCGTCCATGAAATGTGCAAAGACGAAGCCCGTCATGGCGCGGCTTTCCAAGGCCTGTTAAAAAGATATTTTGGCAAATAA
- a CDS encoding DegV family protein codes for MAIKVVTDSTSYIPYHLREEYDISVVSLGVTIDAETFREEDMDNEDFYVRMAQAKSLPTSSQPAPREFYQVFENKLRENHDVVGIFLSSEMSGTYSTALMVKNMLLEKYPAAKIEIVDGRSNSMELGFAVLAAAKAAKAGQPMEEVIAQAKYVMERSRFLFVPDTLHYLQKGGRIGGAAALLGSLLQIRPILTVIDGKTALLSKVRKKERALQEIVKIFLTDIEQKGLEDAVIHHINFPREAQALAEQLAQRTGRVIPVYSIGPVIGLHVGPGTLGIAYYTKEKRD; via the coding sequence ATGGCGATAAAAGTAGTAACGGATAGTACATCCTATATTCCCTACCACCTGAGAGAAGAATATGATATTTCCGTGGTCTCCCTGGGGGTTACCATTGATGCCGAGACCTTTCGGGAAGAAGATATGGATAATGAGGATTTTTATGTCAGAATGGCGCAGGCCAAATCCCTGCCCACATCTTCCCAACCGGCGCCGCGGGAATTCTATCAAGTTTTTGAAAACAAGCTCAGGGAGAACCATGATGTGGTAGGAATTTTCTTATCATCAGAGATGAGTGGTACCTACTCTACAGCACTGATGGTTAAAAATATGCTGCTGGAAAAATATCCTGCTGCCAAAATTGAAATAGTGGATGGCAGATCGAATAGTATGGAACTGGGCTTTGCTGTATTGGCTGCGGCCAAGGCGGCCAAAGCAGGGCAGCCTATGGAGGAGGTTATTGCCCAAGCCAAATATGTCATGGAACGCAGTCGGTTTTTATTTGTACCTGACACCCTGCATTACTTACAAAAGGGCGGTCGGATTGGGGGAGCAGCTGCCCTGTTAGGTTCTCTGCTGCAAATTCGCCCGATACTAACCGTCATCGACGGTAAAACAGCCTTGCTAAGTAAAGTGAGAAAGAAAGAACGTGCCCTGCAGGAAATAGTTAAAATATTTCTAACAGACATAGAGCAAAAGGGATTGGAGGATGCAGTTATCCACCACATCAATTTCCCAAGGGAAGCCCAGGCCTTAGCAGAACAGTTGGCGCAAAGGACCGGCAGGGTCATACCGGTTTACTCCATCGGACCGGTCATCGGCCTGCATGTGGGTCCGGGAACCTTGGGCATAGCTTATTATACCAAAGAGAAGAGGGACTAG
- a CDS encoding HTH domain-containing protein has product MSLTEVVDTGRTRKKNRTNNLRLILRLLKKHTQDGVTIQQMALACGVSERNVYRYLQELKQLGLQIETYKTRLPGASGCYYKLRTPQERDVSSEVLNLVSLNQALQDCYRVQKSIIFMKKVILWRLAIRYGILLPLRHWHADE; this is encoded by the coding sequence ATGAGTTTGACAGAAGTAGTTGATACCGGAAGGACCCGGAAGAAAAATCGCACCAATAACCTGCGGCTAATACTTAGACTGCTTAAAAAACATACTCAAGACGGTGTCACCATTCAGCAAATGGCCCTGGCCTGCGGCGTCAGTGAGCGTAACGTCTATCGTTATTTGCAGGAACTAAAGCAATTGGGTTTGCAAATTGAAACTTACAAAACTCGCCTACCGGGGGCCAGTGGCTGCTACTACAAACTTAGGACACCTCAAGAACGGGACGTTTCCTCTGAAGTTTTAAATTTGGTCAGCTTAAATCAAGCCTTACAAGACTGCTACCGGGTGCAAAAAAGTATAATATTTATGAAAAAGGTAATCCTCTGGCGCTTGGCTATCCGTTATGGCATACTCCTGCCCTTGCGCCATTGGCATGCTGATGAGTAA
- a CDS encoding ATP-binding protein, translating to MKRKVIQIDQDKCIGCGLCTNACMQGAIQLVDGKATLVSESYCDGLGMCLPQCPMDAIQLVEKEAPSFDPSRSNIKLKATAATTTMACGCPSTHTRVIDREEEPEAGGSQPSRLRQWPIQLHLVNPTAPYFKDANLLVCADCVMAAYGDFQEKLVKGRAIAIACPKLDNTQGYVEKLAQIIAHNNLKTIVVARMEVPCCGGIVVLVKRALEMAGQEVPLREVVISVDGKVK from the coding sequence ATGAAAAGAAAGGTTATTCAAATAGATCAGGATAAGTGTATCGGTTGTGGTCTTTGCACCAATGCCTGTATGCAGGGTGCCATACAGTTGGTTGACGGTAAAGCAACTCTGGTTTCCGAATCCTACTGTGACGGACTGGGCATGTGTTTACCCCAGTGCCCCATGGATGCCATCCAGTTGGTGGAAAAGGAAGCCCCATCCTTTGATCCCAGCAGGTCCAACATTAAATTAAAAGCTACGGCAGCAACCACCACCATGGCCTGCGGTTGTCCATCCACCCATACTCGGGTAATTGACCGTGAGGAAGAACCAGAGGCAGGCGGCAGTCAACCTTCCCGTTTGCGTCAGTGGCCCATCCAGTTGCACTTGGTCAATCCCACTGCCCCTTATTTTAAGGATGCTAATCTACTGGTGTGTGCCGATTGTGTCATGGCGGCCTATGGAGATTTTCAAGAGAAACTGGTCAAGGGGCGGGCCATTGCCATCGCCTGTCCCAAGCTGGATAACACCCAGGGCTACGTGGAGAAATTAGCGCAAATTATTGCCCATAACAATCTTAAAACCATTGTGGTTGCCCGCATGGAAGTACCTTGCTGCGGTGGTATTGTTGTACTGGTCAAAAGAGCTCTGGAAATGGCAGGCCAAGAAGTACCCCTGCGGGAAGTGGTTATTTCTGTGGATGGAAAAGTGAAATAG
- a CDS encoding DMT family transporter, which yields MKNGYVLIFLAALGFAALPVFIKYGYNLGLTTEIMLLLRFLIASLILVFIMFVNRKKGFIPRKSNLPQLVVQGLLFFGSAYCYTLSIMHMSATVTNILLYTYPLMVVLMATIVFKEKISLVKAVTLFTSFIGCLLVIDIIHTTQQISMLGVLYGLGSALFYAIYNINGQHLSETLEPVTIATYTSVVCLLATVIVYRPFDIFTGHSYQAMWIIGLGTAILCTIMPIFCYQKGLSLLGASQASILSTIEPVIATFLAFLILRETLSTSQLSGAFLIIIGVLLLKLDKLKHPKTLPS from the coding sequence GTGAAAAATGGCTATGTCTTAATTTTTTTAGCAGCCTTAGGTTTTGCCGCCTTACCCGTATTTATAAAATATGGGTATAATTTAGGTTTAACCACCGAGATCATGTTATTATTGCGATTTTTAATAGCTAGCCTGATCCTGGTTTTTATCATGTTCGTAAACAGAAAAAAAGGATTTATCCCCCGTAAATCTAATCTGCCTCAGCTTGTGGTGCAAGGGTTGTTGTTTTTTGGGAGTGCCTATTGTTACACGCTATCTATCATGCATATGTCTGCCACAGTTACAAATATATTGCTTTATACCTATCCACTAATGGTTGTGCTGATGGCAACCATCGTTTTTAAAGAAAAAATATCTTTAGTTAAAGCGGTAACCTTATTTACTTCTTTTATCGGCTGCTTATTGGTTATTGATATTATCCATACAACACAGCAAATTAGTATGTTGGGCGTTTTATATGGTCTAGGCTCAGCGCTATTTTATGCCATATATAATATCAACGGGCAGCATCTTTCTGAAACATTGGAACCCGTGACTATTGCAACCTATACATCGGTTGTTTGCTTATTGGCTACTGTCATAGTCTACCGGCCATTTGACATCTTTACAGGTCATTCCTATCAGGCTATGTGGATAATTGGTCTGGGGACAGCCATTCTTTGTACCATTATGCCTATTTTTTGTTATCAAAAGGGGCTATCCTTACTAGGGGCCAGCCAGGCCTCTATTTTAAGCACCATAGAACCGGTCATTGCAACTTTCTTGGCTTTTTTAATTTTGAGAGAAACACTCTCAACCAGCCAACTATCCGGTGCCTTTCTCATTATTATAGGAGTATTGCTCCTTAAATTAGACAAGCTTAAACACCCAAAAACCTTACCCAGTTAG
- a CDS encoding metallophosphoesterase — protein sequence MRLGFVAILLLYTLLNWLVGRQILELLRVNKIAFWLIILVLAYSPLLARLGWVKGLDHLGNFWLVFFYYAAIVAFVGLFIKNKPFIMGCYVLILLAIIYGVVHAKDIKIQPYEIAIPKKAKDLHVVLLSDVHIDSAKSKNYVDKMVRDINALKPDLVLLAGDTFDDRDINTLKKEKVTLQGIQATYGVYGVLGNHEYYSGNLDEMINIFREANIRILRDEVIEVAGVYLVGREDFRKKRKSLKELLQNVDPSKPIILLDHQPVALDEARDNGVDLQLSGHTHRGQFFPNQLITKRIYEVDYGYLAKDNLQVIVSSGYGTWGPPVRIGTQSEIVDIKIKFTQ from the coding sequence ATGAGACTAGGATTTGTTGCCATTCTTCTTCTTTATACCCTGCTGAACTGGTTGGTGGGCAGGCAAATTTTAGAACTGCTGCGGGTGAACAAGATTGCCTTTTGGCTTATCATTCTTGTCCTGGCCTACTCTCCCCTGTTAGCCCGGCTGGGATGGGTGAAGGGGCTCGACCATCTGGGCAACTTTTGGTTGGTGTTTTTTTATTATGCCGCAATAGTGGCTTTTGTGGGCTTATTTATTAAGAACAAACCCTTCATTATGGGTTGCTATGTACTGATTCTGTTGGCTATTATTTATGGTGTTGTCCATGCCAAAGATATAAAAATACAGCCTTACGAAATCGCTATTCCGAAAAAAGCTAAGGATTTACATGTGGTACTGCTTTCAGATGTCCATATTGATAGTGCCAAAAGTAAAAACTATGTAGATAAAATGGTACGGGATATTAATGCATTAAAACCTGATCTGGTGCTCTTAGCCGGAGACACCTTTGACGACAGGGATATTAACACCCTGAAAAAAGAAAAGGTGACCCTGCAGGGTATTCAGGCCACCTATGGGGTTTATGGTGTGTTGGGTAATCATGAATATTATAGTGGAAATCTAGATGAAATGATCAATATTTTTCGGGAAGCGAATATTCGCATACTTAGAGATGAAGTTATAGAGGTAGCGGGGGTTTACCTGGTGGGCCGGGAGGATTTCCGTAAGAAGAGAAAGAGTCTCAAGGAACTTTTGCAAAATGTTGATCCCAGCAAACCCATTATCCTCCTGGATCACCAACCGGTTGCCTTAGACGAGGCCAGAGATAATGGTGTAGATTTGCAGCTTTCCGGACATACCCACAGGGGGCAGTTCTTTCCCAATCAGCTTATCACCAAAAGAATCTACGAGGTGGATTATGGTTATCTAGCCAAGGACAACTTACAAGTGATTGTTTCCTCCGGTTATGGTACCTGGGGACCGCCGGTTCGCATCGGCACGCAATCGGAAATTGTTGATATAAAAATCAAGTTTACTCAATAG
- a CDS encoding Fur family transcriptional regulator, producing the protein MEFANKSLEEYLKKHGIKPSYQRMRIFDYLVQHKNHPTVDVIFRALVQEIPTLSKTTVYNTLKLFLEQGIVQLLVIEENETRYDADISTHGHFKCTECGHVYDIRIDLSCLDLSELKAHRVDEQHIYFKGTCNKCLNKNIN; encoded by the coding sequence ATGGAATTTGCTAATAAGTCCCTTGAGGAATACCTCAAAAAACATGGCATAAAGCCTTCTTATCAAAGGATGAGAATTTTTGATTATCTTGTTCAGCACAAAAATCATCCCACAGTGGACGTTATTTTTCGGGCGTTGGTCCAAGAGATACCTACTCTTAGCAAGACCACAGTCTACAACACATTAAAACTTTTCTTAGAGCAAGGTATCGTTCAACTGCTGGTGATAGAAGAAAACGAAACAAGATATGATGCTGATATCTCCACGCACGGCCACTTTAAATGCACAGAGTGTGGTCACGTGTATGATATAAGAATTGATTTATCTTGTCTGGATTTAAGTGAGTTAAAAGCTCACAGGGTTGATGAACAGCACATCTATTTTAAAGGCACCTGTAATAAATGCCTTAATAAAAATATAAATTAA
- a CDS encoding M3 family metallopeptidase produces MRKYLFILVLLVILVPADGVLAVTKEANPLLAPFPTPHRTPPFDEIKTEHFLPALKQAIAEGQAEIDRIVNNPAPANFANTIEPLARSGRSLSRITGILFWLNNTASTPELQAVIKDAVPLLTKYSNDIALNEKLFARVQRVYQNCDRRHLTAEQRTLLEQSYRQFVRSGANLPPAQKERYRQISNRLAELSVIFEQNVLADTNNYFLHITEQRDLQGLPATAISAAAEEAKARKLTGWVFTLQEPSYTAFIKYADNRALRAQLYKAYNSKGCRGNEHDNRPIIKELVNLRLEMARLLGYGNYAQYVLEERMAGTPTRVNDFQEKLYAALLPAAQEELTELQSFAKQLGAKEKLQPYDWAYYAEKLKQKKYALSEEELRPYFKLEDVRQRIFALAGKLYGLRFVQNKKIPVYHQDVTAYEVWDGNRFMGVLYLDLFAGKGKSGGAWCGSLVTQEKLRGVDIRPQVGIACNFTRPTSGTDALLTLGEVTTFLHEFGHALHNLLSDVTYAQLAGTNVYWDFVELPSQIMENWAYEPEFWGDKLPAYLLCKIKESRNFQQATRKVGQLRSGILDMAWHSITSPLDEAVEVFEQQANRQQPLLEPVPGTLLSTRFTHIFAGGYAAGYYSYLWAEVLAADAFQAFQTKGMQKTARAFRQHILSKGGTENPAVLYKNFRGREATLEALLEKLNISYKKY; encoded by the coding sequence TTGAGAAAATACCTGTTTATACTGGTTCTGCTGGTAATCTTGGTGCCGGCCGATGGGGTATTAGCAGTTACCAAGGAAGCCAATCCGCTATTGGCGCCCTTTCCAACACCCCATCGAACACCGCCCTTTGATGAGATTAAAACTGAGCATTTTCTTCCGGCTCTTAAACAAGCCATTGCTGAGGGGCAGGCAGAGATAGACCGTATTGTGAATAACCCGGCACCGGCCAACTTTGCTAACACCATTGAGCCCTTGGCCCGGAGTGGGCGCTCCCTCTCCCGCATTACCGGCATATTATTTTGGTTAAATAATACTGCCAGTACGCCGGAACTGCAGGCGGTAATTAAGGATGCAGTACCCCTGCTGACAAAGTACTCCAATGACATTGCTCTCAACGAAAAACTATTTGCCCGGGTGCAGCGGGTTTATCAAAACTGTGATCGTCGGCATCTTACCGCGGAACAGCGGACCTTATTGGAACAAAGTTACAGGCAATTTGTCCGTAGTGGCGCTAACCTGCCGCCTGCCCAAAAGGAACGCTATCGGCAGATCAGCAATCGCTTGGCGGAGCTTTCCGTAATCTTTGAACAAAATGTCCTGGCAGATACTAATAATTATTTTCTACATATAACCGAGCAAAGGGATCTACAGGGATTACCGGCTACGGCCATTTCTGCGGCAGCAGAGGAAGCGAAAGCAAGGAAGCTGACCGGTTGGGTATTTACCTTACAGGAGCCAAGTTATACTGCCTTTATAAAGTATGCCGACAATCGTGCCTTGCGGGCACAGCTATATAAAGCATATAATTCTAAGGGCTGCCGCGGCAATGAGCATGATAATAGGCCAATTATTAAGGAATTGGTTAATCTGCGGCTGGAAATGGCCAGATTACTGGGGTATGGTAACTATGCCCAGTATGTGTTAGAAGAAAGAATGGCAGGAACACCCACCAGGGTGAATGATTTTCAAGAAAAACTCTATGCTGCCCTGTTACCCGCCGCCCAGGAAGAATTGACGGAGCTGCAAAGTTTTGCCAAGCAGCTTGGGGCCAAGGAGAAATTACAACCCTATGATTGGGCTTACTATGCAGAAAAGCTAAAGCAAAAAAAATATGCCCTCAGTGAAGAGGAGCTACGACCCTATTTTAAGCTGGAGGATGTTCGGCAGAGGATTTTTGCGCTGGCGGGAAAACTCTATGGTTTAAGGTTTGTCCAAAATAAAAAGATACCTGTTTATCACCAGGATGTGACTGCTTATGAGGTTTGGGATGGCAATCGCTTTATGGGTGTTTTATATCTAGACCTGTTTGCCGGCAAGGGTAAATCCGGGGGTGCCTGGTGTGGCTCCTTAGTTACTCAGGAAAAGCTAAGAGGGGTGGACATTCGGCCTCAGGTGGGTATAGCCTGTAACTTTACTCGGCCAACCTCGGGCACAGATGCCCTGCTAACCCTTGGGGAAGTAACCACTTTCTTACACGAATTTGGCCATGCCCTGCATAACTTACTTTCTGATGTAACCTATGCTCAGTTGGCTGGTACCAATGTATATTGGGATTTTGTCGAGTTACCGTCGCAAATTATGGAGAACTGGGCCTATGAACCGGAGTTTTGGGGTGACAAGTTGCCCGCTTATCTGCTGTGTAAAATTAAAGAAAGCAGAAATTTTCAGCAGGCAACAAGAAAAGTAGGGCAATTACGCAGCGGTATTTTGGACATGGCCTGGCATAGCATCACCTCGCCCCTTGATGAAGCGGTGGAAGTTTTTGAGCAACAAGCTAATCGGCAGCAGCCTCTGCTGGAACCGGTGCCGGGAACCCTCTTGAGCACACGCTTTACGCACATTTTTGCCGGTGGTTATGCTGCCGGGTACTACAGCTATTTATGGGCAGAAGTCCTGGCAGCAGACGCCTTTCAAGCCTTTCAAACCAAGGGTATGCAAAAGACGGCCAGAGCATTTAGGCAGCATATTCTCTCTAAGGGAGGTACGGAAAATCCCGCCGTGTTATATAAAAACTTTCGTGGCAGGGAAGCCACCCTGGAGGCATTGTTGGAAAAACTTAACATCTCCTATAAAAAATACTAG